In one Niallia taxi genomic region, the following are encoded:
- a CDS encoding DUF2383 domain-containing protein, with product MNTDQSIKTLNKFLQGQYMGIHSYEHFIQNLEDMSLKLSFTDILTDHTKNAHLISERITRLGGEPADSEGIIGKTESFIGNIFDPDKGDEVIIKHAIKGENLYGIKMSEQLVRDKLDDESMDLVHQILNNDREHVDFLKSLIH from the coding sequence GTGAATACAGATCAATCGATTAAAACATTAAATAAATTTCTGCAGGGTCAATATATGGGAATACATTCGTATGAACATTTTATACAAAATCTTGAGGATATGTCCTTAAAGCTGTCTTTTACGGACATATTAACAGATCATACTAAAAATGCCCATCTAATTTCCGAGAGAATTACTCGATTAGGCGGGGAACCGGCTGATAGTGAGGGGATAATCGGTAAGACAGAATCCTTTATTGGCAATATTTTTGATCCTGACAAAGGGGATGAAGTAATCATTAAACATGCGATTAAGGGAGAAAATTTATATGGAATTAAAATGTCTGAGCAGCTTGTCAGAGATAAGCTCGATGATGAAAGCATGGATTTAGTTCACCAAATATTAAATAATGACAGAGAACATGTCGACTTTTTAAAGTCGTTAATCCACTAA
- a CDS encoding YjcZ family sporulation protein, with translation MSRGYEENGGGYSNSFALIVVLFILLIIVGASFLY, from the coding sequence ATGTCAAGAGGTTATGAAGAAAATGGCGGCGGGTACTCCAACAGCTTTGCATTGATTGTTGTTCTATTTATTCTATTGATTATCGTAGGTGCGTCTTTCCTATACTAA
- a CDS encoding alpha/beta fold hydrolase, whose translation MPKLTVDTVNNEPVKIYYEDHGSGKPIVLIHGWPLSSRSWEAQVPALIDAGYRVIAYDRRGFGQSSQPYEGYDYDTLTKDLHTLIEHLELQDVTLVGFSMGGGEVVRYISTYGEERIEKAVLAGAVPPYMYKSADHPEGVLDDATIAEFENGVKTDRIAFLEDFTHNFFTAGENKDLVSEPLRLYNRDIAAFASPKGTLDCIGAFGRTDFRNDLASITVPTLVIHGDSDGVVPLEASGKLAHNMLANSELVVVEGAPHGFNATHADRFNKELIQFLAK comes from the coding sequence ATGCCAAAATTAACAGTCGACACAGTAAATAATGAACCAGTTAAAATATACTATGAGGACCATGGAAGTGGGAAACCAATTGTTCTGATTCATGGATGGCCGTTAAGCTCTCGTTCTTGGGAAGCTCAAGTTCCTGCGTTAATTGATGCTGGATATCGAGTAATTGCTTATGATCGCCGTGGTTTTGGTCAATCATCACAACCATATGAAGGTTATGACTATGATACGTTAACCAAAGACTTGCACACTTTAATAGAACATCTGGAGCTTCAAGATGTAACACTTGTAGGTTTCTCTATGGGAGGCGGAGAAGTGGTCCGTTACATTAGTACATATGGAGAGGAGCGCATCGAAAAAGCTGTTTTAGCTGGTGCTGTTCCCCCATACATGTATAAATCAGCTGATCATCCAGAGGGAGTACTCGATGATGCAACAATCGCTGAATTTGAAAATGGTGTTAAAACAGATCGTATCGCATTCCTTGAAGATTTTACGCATAATTTCTTTACGGCAGGTGAAAATAAGGACCTTGTCAGTGAACCACTACGATTATACAATCGTGATATTGCTGCATTCGCATCACCAAAAGGCACGCTTGATTGCATTGGCGCATTTGGCCGAACGGACTTCCGCAATGATTTAGCTAGCATCACTGTCCCGACATTGGTTATCCACGGTGATTCAGACGGTGTCGTTCCTTTAGAAGCAAGCGGTAAGCTAGCTCACAATATGCTTGCAAACTCTGAGCTAGTTGTTGTCGAAGGAGCTCCACACGGATTTAACGCAACACATGCAGACAGATTTAATAAGGAATTAATTCAGTTTCTTGCAAAATAA
- a CDS encoding malate:quinone oxidoreductase codes for MSKRETNTDVFLIGTGIMSATLGTLLKELVPDWKITVFEKLANTGEESSNEWNNAGTGHAALCELNYTVEKPDGSIDISKAININEQFQVSMQFWSYLVNSKRIHNPKDFIMPLPHMSLVEGAENVSFLRKRFKALSNNPLFEGMEFSDNPEKLKEWIPLIMDGRNADEPIAATKIDSGTDVNFGALTRMLFNHLEDNGVTIKYKHSVQDLKRTKDGLWELTVRNLQKNTIERHTAKFVFIGGGGGSLHLLQKSGIPEGKHIGGFPVSGIFMVCKNPDIINQHHAKVYGKAKVGAPPMSVPHLDTRFIDNKKSLLFGPFAGFSPKFLKTGSMFDLITSVKPDNIFTMLSAGAKNMGLTKYLIQQVMLSKEQRMEELREFIPNAKMEDWDLVVAGQRVQVIKDTEAGGKGTLQFGTEVITAGDGSIAALLGASPGASTAVQVMLEVLGKCFPEHIEDWKPKIKEMIPSYGLSLMENPALLEEVHTSTTQSLITTEKEPFFS; via the coding sequence ATGAGCAAAAGAGAAACTAACACAGATGTTTTCTTAATTGGTACCGGAATAATGAGTGCAACATTGGGGACGCTTCTGAAAGAATTAGTGCCTGACTGGAAGATTACAGTATTTGAGAAACTTGCAAACACAGGAGAGGAAAGCTCAAACGAATGGAACAATGCGGGGACAGGTCATGCTGCGTTGTGTGAGCTGAATTATACTGTTGAAAAACCAGACGGATCGATTGATATCAGCAAAGCAATTAATATTAATGAACAATTTCAAGTTTCTATGCAGTTTTGGTCTTATCTCGTTAACAGTAAGCGCATACATAACCCAAAGGATTTTATCATGCCATTACCTCATATGAGTTTAGTAGAAGGCGCAGAAAATGTTAGTTTTTTAAGGAAAAGATTTAAAGCGCTGTCAAACAATCCCTTGTTTGAAGGAATGGAATTTTCCGATAATCCTGAAAAACTGAAAGAATGGATTCCCCTTATCATGGATGGCCGAAATGCAGATGAGCCGATTGCAGCAACGAAAATTGATTCAGGAACAGACGTAAACTTCGGTGCATTAACACGGATGCTGTTTAACCATCTTGAAGATAATGGTGTGACAATTAAGTATAAGCATAGTGTTCAGGATTTAAAGCGGACTAAGGACGGTTTATGGGAGCTGACGGTTCGTAATCTTCAAAAAAACACGATTGAACGCCATACTGCAAAATTTGTTTTTATTGGAGGCGGAGGAGGAAGCTTGCATTTGCTTCAAAAATCCGGTATTCCAGAAGGCAAGCATATTGGTGGCTTCCCAGTAAGCGGTATTTTCATGGTGTGTAAAAATCCTGATATTATCAATCAGCATCATGCTAAAGTGTATGGAAAGGCTAAGGTTGGCGCACCGCCAATGTCCGTGCCTCATTTGGATACACGCTTTATTGATAATAAAAAATCACTGCTGTTTGGACCTTTCGCCGGCTTTTCGCCGAAGTTTTTGAAAACGGGCTCTATGTTTGATTTAATCACGTCTGTTAAACCAGATAATATTTTCACCATGCTGTCAGCAGGTGCAAAAAACATGGGATTAACTAAATATTTGATCCAGCAAGTGATGTTGTCAAAGGAGCAGCGTATGGAAGAACTGCGTGAGTTTATTCCAAATGCAAAAATGGAGGATTGGGATTTAGTAGTTGCTGGTCAAAGAGTGCAGGTTATTAAAGACACAGAGGCTGGTGGAAAGGGAACACTGCAATTTGGCACAGAGGTTATAACAGCAGGTGACGGATCTATTGCAGCACTGCTTGGCGCTTCACCAGGTGCTTCTACAGCAGTTCAGGTCATGCTTGAGGTACTCGGCAAATGCTTCCCTGAGCATATAGAAGATTGGAAGCCGAAAATTAAAGAGATGATTCCTTCCTATGGACTTTCTTTAATGGAAAACCCAGCATTATTAGAGGAAGTACACACATCAACAACCCAGTCCCTCATTACAACTGAAAAAGAGCCGTTTTTCAGTTGA
- the gdhA gene encoding NADP-specific glutamate dehydrogenase — MEVVEALENTDIKDRENAEEYVNRLYKLVQARNPNEAEFHQAVKEVLDSLVPVLVKNPVYINQAVLDRIVEPERMISFRVPWVDDNGTIQVNRGFRVQFNSAIGPFKGGLRFHPTVNASIIKFLGFEQIFKNSLTGQPIGGGKGGSDFDPKGKSDMEIMRFCQSFMTELSKHIGPDIDVPAGDIGVGAREIGYMFGQYKKLKGAFEAGVLTGKGIGYGGSLGRKEATGYGLVYFVEEMLQSKGLSFNGSTVVVSGSGNVSIYAIEKAMQLGAKVVACSDSSGYIYDRNGINLETVKRLKEMESKRIAEYVNVHPEAHYHEGCTGIWSIPCDIALPSATQNEIDKIAAERLVSNGVKAVGEGANMPSTQGAVDYFMEHSVLFGPAKAANAGGVAVSALEMAQNSARVAWSKEEVDSKLQAIMKDIYTKSMQAAEEYGMAGNFVAGANIAGFKKVADAMLEQGVI; from the coding sequence ATGGAAGTTGTCGAAGCATTGGAAAATACTGATATTAAAGATAGAGAGAATGCAGAAGAATATGTAAATCGTTTATATAAATTGGTGCAAGCTCGTAATCCAAATGAAGCTGAATTCCACCAGGCTGTTAAAGAGGTCTTGGATTCTTTAGTTCCTGTACTTGTAAAAAATCCTGTTTACATTAATCAGGCAGTATTAGATAGAATAGTAGAGCCAGAGCGTATGATTAGCTTTAGAGTGCCATGGGTTGATGATAATGGAACTATTCAAGTGAACAGAGGGTTCCGAGTTCAGTTCAATAGTGCGATTGGTCCGTTTAAAGGTGGATTGAGATTTCATCCAACTGTTAATGCTAGTATCATTAAATTCCTTGGTTTCGAGCAAATCTTTAAAAATTCGTTAACAGGACAGCCGATAGGCGGAGGCAAAGGTGGATCTGATTTCGATCCTAAGGGAAAATCAGATATGGAAATTATGCGTTTTTGCCAAAGCTTCATGACAGAGCTAAGCAAACATATCGGACCTGACATTGATGTGCCTGCTGGTGATATTGGTGTTGGTGCAAGGGAAATCGGCTATATGTTTGGTCAATATAAAAAGCTTAAAGGTGCCTTTGAAGCAGGAGTGCTGACAGGAAAAGGCATTGGCTATGGCGGCAGCCTTGGCAGAAAAGAAGCAACGGGCTATGGCTTAGTTTACTTCGTTGAGGAAATGCTGCAAAGTAAAGGCTTAAGCTTTAATGGTAGCACAGTAGTTGTTTCTGGATCAGGTAATGTCTCCATTTATGCAATTGAAAAGGCAATGCAATTAGGTGCAAAAGTAGTTGCATGCAGTGATTCAAGTGGATATATTTATGACCGCAATGGAATCAATCTTGAAACTGTTAAGCGCTTAAAGGAAATGGAGTCAAAGAGAATTGCTGAGTATGTTAATGTCCATCCTGAGGCACATTATCATGAGGGCTGTACAGGGATTTGGTCGATTCCTTGTGATATTGCATTACCAAGTGCAACTCAAAATGAAATCGATAAGATTGCTGCAGAACGACTTGTTTCAAATGGTGTAAAAGCAGTTGGAGAAGGTGCTAACATGCCATCAACACAAGGTGCTGTTGATTACTTTATGGAGCACAGCGTTTTATTTGGACCAGCAAAAGCAGCTAATGCAGGTGGTGTTGCGGTTTCTGCATTGGAAATGGCACAAAACAGTGCAAGGGTTGCTTGGTCAAAAGAAGAGGTAGATAGTAAATTACAAGCTATTATGAAGGACATTTATACAAAAAGCATGCAAGCAGCCGAGGAATATGGAATGGCAGGGAATTTTGTTGCCGGAGCAAATATTGCAGGCTTTAAAAAGGTTGCAGATGCCATGCTCGAGCAAGGTGTCATTTAA
- a CDS encoding LysR family transcriptional regulator gives MEMRQIQYFLEVAKREHVTEAADILHVAQSSVSRQIFNLESELGVELFIREGRSVKLTPLGRIFFERMKQVWNMMEDAKREVKEYLDPEKGTVRIAFPISMAAHTLPSIIYAFRTRYPEAKFQMSNALYYDLIDGVINGSFNLAMIAPMPNQEKETKIKGATLFTENIVALVPNHHHLAQKPSIRLRDLKDEPFCVLPEGFVFREQVIQACKEAQFTPRIAFEGKDIDALKGLVSAGLGVALMPEMTLVDNTPRSTVIVPIVDTNLTRTVGVIYPTQRKLLPTEELFYDFLLETYERLNEFKQ, from the coding sequence ATGGAAATGCGACAAATTCAGTACTTTCTCGAAGTGGCAAAACGAGAGCATGTCACTGAGGCAGCAGATATATTACATGTTGCTCAGTCCTCTGTCAGCAGACAAATTTTTAACTTAGAAAGTGAATTAGGCGTTGAGCTTTTTATACGAGAAGGCCGCAGTGTTAAGCTGACACCACTCGGAAGAATCTTTTTTGAACGAATGAAGCAAGTGTGGAACATGATGGAGGATGCAAAACGAGAAGTGAAGGAATATTTAGACCCTGAAAAAGGCACGGTAAGGATTGCTTTTCCCATTAGTATGGCAGCACATACGTTACCATCGATTATCTATGCTTTTCGCACAAGATATCCGGAAGCCAAATTTCAAATGAGCAATGCTCTTTATTATGATTTAATTGACGGAGTAATAAACGGAAGCTTCAATTTGGCGATGATTGCCCCAATGCCCAATCAGGAAAAGGAAACGAAAATTAAAGGTGCAACGCTTTTTACTGAAAATATTGTCGCTTTGGTTCCTAATCATCATCACTTAGCTCAAAAACCGTCCATACGACTGCGTGATTTAAAGGATGAGCCTTTTTGTGTCCTCCCAGAGGGCTTTGTTTTTCGTGAACAAGTTATACAAGCTTGCAAAGAAGCACAATTTACACCACGGATTGCTTTCGAAGGCAAAGATATCGACGCACTTAAAGGTCTTGTGTCTGCAGGATTAGGTGTAGCATTAATGCCAGAAATGACTCTCGTTGATAACACCCCCCGTTCGACTGTCATTGTGCCTATTGTTGATACGAACTTAACGAGAACAGTTGGTGTCATATATCCAACCCAACGGAAGCTGCTGCCGACAGAAGAATTATTCTATGATTTTCTGCTAGAAACGTATGAACGGTTGAATGAATTTAAACAATAA
- a CDS encoding zinc-dependent alcohol dehydrogenase — translation MKAVTYQGAKDVQVKEVADPKLHKKDDIIVRITSTAICGSDLHIYQGAVPAEKDYVIGHEPMGIIEEVGSEVTKVKKGDRVVLPFNISCGHCYYCEHEMESQCDNSNPNKQLADTGAYFGFTERYGDYQGGQAELLRVPYGNFMPFVIPESCELEDEALLFMSDVLPTAYWSIENSGVKKDDTVVVLGSGPVGLMTQKFAWMKGAKRVIAVDNVPYRLNHAKKMNKVETINFDEHEDAGYYIKEITGGGADVVIDCVGMDGKKSTMEAIGQKLKIQGGTLSAIQIGLNAVRKFGTIQLTGIYGSKYNMFPLGQIFERNITVKAGQAPVIHYMPMLFDKITNGEIDPTEIITHRVSLDDASNAYKMFNDHEDEVIKVILKP, via the coding sequence ATGAAAGCAGTCACTTATCAAGGAGCAAAAGATGTACAAGTAAAAGAGGTGGCAGATCCTAAGCTACATAAAAAAGATGACATTATTGTCAGAATTACATCAACAGCGATATGCGGTTCTGATTTACACATTTATCAAGGTGCCGTACCAGCTGAAAAGGACTATGTAATAGGACATGAGCCGATGGGTATTATTGAAGAGGTTGGGTCTGAAGTAACGAAGGTGAAAAAAGGCGACCGTGTTGTCCTTCCTTTTAACATTTCTTGTGGCCATTGCTATTACTGTGAACATGAAATGGAAAGCCAATGTGATAATTCCAATCCAAATAAACAGCTTGCAGATACAGGCGCATACTTCGGATTTACAGAGCGATATGGTGACTATCAAGGTGGACAGGCAGAATTACTTCGCGTTCCATATGGAAACTTTATGCCATTTGTCATTCCAGAAAGCTGTGAATTAGAGGATGAAGCACTACTGTTTATGTCTGACGTTCTTCCGACTGCATATTGGAGTATAGAAAATTCCGGCGTAAAAAAAGACGATACAGTCGTCGTATTAGGAAGTGGACCAGTTGGCTTAATGACACAGAAATTCGCTTGGATGAAAGGCGCTAAACGTGTTATCGCCGTTGATAATGTTCCATACAGATTAAATCATGCGAAAAAGATGAACAAAGTGGAAACAATCAATTTTGACGAGCATGAGGATGCTGGGTATTACATTAAAGAAATTACTGGGGGCGGCGCAGATGTTGTTATTGACTGTGTTGGAATGGATGGAAAAAAATCAACGATGGAAGCAATCGGACAAAAGCTAAAAATCCAAGGCGGAACCTTAAGCGCCATCCAAATCGGCCTTAACGCTGTCCGCAAATTCGGCACAATCCAATTAACAGGCATTTACGGCTCCAAATACAATATGTTCCCACTAGGACAAATTTTCGAAAGAAACATTACCGTAAAAGCAGGCCAAGCCCCTGTCATCCACTATATGCCAATGTTGTTTGACAAAATTACAAACGGAGAAATCGATCCAACCGAAATCATCACACACCGCGTATCACTTGATGACGCAAGCAATGCATATAAAATGTTTAACGACCATGAGGATGAAGTGATTAAGGTTATTTTAAAGCCTTGA
- a CDS encoding arsenic transporter gives MTDFTVWITIITFLVTLGLILWRPKGLNEAIPATGGAVIIVLCGSVSFADLGIILNTISGAAITIMATIVMAIVLESFGFFNWVAEKLAAMAKGSGIRLFWYVNLLCFLMTLFFNNDGSILITTPILLMLLNNMRLKNHQKIPYLLSGALIATASSAPIGVSNIVNLIALKIVHMDLWLHTAMMFVPSSIGLLLLTFLLFLRFKKVLPKKVPIMVSGLTRSSYHPLKSVIHHESEKARSKFMRNILLFVLAVRCSLFLASYLQIPISVMAVIGSLILLAWRWIYLKISPADMLKKTPWYIIIFAFSMYTIIYGLNNIGLTEWLIGFMEPVISGSLLHASIVMGALLTVLSNIFNNHPALMVGTLTLTHMNLSVLELKVAYLANVIGSDMGALLLPMGTLATLMWMHIVRKGKVIISWWDYIKITAVVIPPATLFTLIILYYWVSSLFGGVLQQ, from the coding sequence ATGACCGACTTTACCGTTTGGATAACCATTATTACTTTTTTGGTTACCCTGGGATTAATACTTTGGAGACCTAAAGGATTGAATGAAGCAATACCTGCAACTGGTGGAGCAGTTATTATTGTGCTTTGCGGAAGTGTTTCATTCGCTGATTTAGGAATCATATTAAACACCATCAGTGGTGCTGCAATTACTATCATGGCAACCATTGTAATGGCGATTGTTTTAGAAAGCTTTGGATTTTTTAACTGGGTTGCAGAAAAATTGGCAGCTATGGCTAAAGGATCAGGTATTCGATTATTCTGGTATGTCAATTTATTATGCTTCCTAATGACACTCTTCTTTAATAATGATGGAAGCATACTTATTACCACGCCTATCCTTCTCATGCTATTAAACAATATGCGCTTAAAAAACCATCAAAAAATTCCATATTTACTATCAGGAGCCTTAATAGCAACTGCCTCTAGTGCTCCAATTGGTGTCAGTAATATCGTCAATTTAATTGCTTTAAAAATCGTTCATATGGACTTATGGCTCCATACAGCGATGATGTTTGTTCCTTCAAGCATCGGATTATTACTGCTTACTTTCCTGCTTTTTCTACGTTTCAAGAAAGTCTTACCGAAAAAAGTTCCCATCATGGTTTCCGGTTTAACTAGGTCTTCGTATCACCCACTAAAATCAGTAATTCACCATGAATCAGAAAAAGCTCGTTCCAAATTCATGAGAAATATTCTGTTATTTGTACTTGCGGTTCGATGCAGCTTGTTTCTTGCATCCTACCTGCAAATCCCGATTTCTGTTATGGCAGTTATAGGGTCCCTCATTCTTTTAGCCTGGAGATGGATATATTTAAAAATATCCCCTGCTGATATGTTGAAGAAAACGCCCTGGTATATCATTATTTTCGCCTTTAGTATGTACACAATCATCTATGGACTCAATAATATCGGCTTGACAGAATGGCTGATTGGTTTTATGGAGCCAGTTATTTCAGGAAGTCTCCTTCATGCGAGTATTGTTATGGGCGCATTACTCACAGTTCTATCCAACATTTTCAATAACCACCCTGCCCTTATGGTTGGTACCCTTACGTTGACACATATGAATCTTAGTGTGCTGGAATTAAAGGTTGCTTACTTAGCGAACGTTATCGGCAGTGATATGGGAGCTTTATTGCTGCCAATGGGAACACTAGCCACCTTAATGTGGATGCATATCGTGAGAAAAGGCAAGGTCATCATAAGCTGGTGGGATTATATCAAAATAACAGCAGTAGTCATTCCTCCAGCAACACTTTTCACACTAATTATATTATATTATTGGGTTTCCTCCCTTTTCGGTGGAGTACTTCAACAATAA
- a CDS encoding DUF6944 family repetitive protein, whose protein sequence is MNGHWKEIIGSLFSTIGTIQAAIGSTPQFHLDKDQSYQLRLVGNVLQASGSALSADGQGTVSLEKLGDEIQAVGNSTVITGLVLYGTSNTDTEQRLIITGNWLQALGSFVGLADEFFDSTEDGRAENITGNLLQGIGNSMQAISGNRVLHGNHQNDGQIGVIGSWIQATGSCISLIGQIQEELEEIRLNINE, encoded by the coding sequence ATGAATGGTCATTGGAAAGAAATTATTGGTTCCCTTTTCTCTACAATTGGGACAATACAGGCTGCTATTGGCAGTACACCTCAATTTCATTTAGATAAAGATCAAAGCTATCAGCTTAGACTTGTAGGCAATGTATTGCAAGCGTCTGGGAGTGCGTTGTCAGCCGATGGTCAAGGAACAGTATCGCTGGAAAAGTTAGGGGATGAAATTCAAGCTGTAGGCAACTCAACTGTCATAACTGGGTTAGTACTCTATGGCACATCAAATACAGATACAGAGCAGCGACTTATTATAACGGGAAACTGGTTGCAGGCATTAGGCAGCTTTGTCGGTCTGGCAGATGAATTTTTTGACAGTACGGAGGATGGAAGAGCAGAAAATATTACTGGCAATCTATTGCAGGGTATTGGTAACTCTATGCAGGCGATAAGTGGGAATCGAGTGTTGCATGGCAATCATCAGAACGATGGACAAATTGGCGTTATCGGAAGCTGGATACAAGCTACAGGCTCTTGTATTTCGCTTATCGGGCAAATCCAGGAGGAGCTGGAAGAAATTCGTCTTAATATTAATGAGTGA
- a CDS encoding CPCC family cysteine-rich protein produces the protein MGRKLLTCPCCGYKTLSELNSWEICVVCRWEDDPLQSDEPDFAGGANVESLREAQRNWKEFGVYSKNLLDEKNDIVASRYKKDSDFKPLQQ, from the coding sequence ATGGGAAGGAAGCTATTGACATGTCCTTGTTGTGGATATAAAACTTTGTCTGAACTAAATTCTTGGGAGATATGTGTTGTATGTAGGTGGGAGGATGATCCGTTACAATCTGATGAACCTGATTTTGCTGGCGGAGCAAATGTGGAATCTCTTAGAGAAGCACAAAGAAATTGGAAGGAATTTGGCGTATATTCAAAAAACTTGCTAGATGAGAAAAATGATATTGTTGCATCGCGGTATAAAAAGGATAGTGATTTTAAACCTTTACAACAGTAA
- a CDS encoding DUF5067 domain-containing protein, with protein MQPGEKGNEYGEKPVFAIWYETTNLSDTDINPTSGWMTVFEAVQDNDPDAVNTLEVAGLPDDQFLDSQLETIKKDGTVKNAVAYELDELDELETPVTLIASQGIGGDKLGEENFNIK; from the coding sequence ATTCAACCTGGTGAAAAGGGAAATGAGTATGGAGAAAAACCTGTATTTGCAATTTGGTATGAAACAACTAATTTAAGTGATACAGACATTAACCCTACTTCTGGATGGATGACAGTATTTGAAGCTGTACAAGATAATGATCCTGATGCAGTCAATACTCTAGAAGTTGCTGGACTTCCAGATGACCAATTTCTTGATTCTCAATTAGAAACAATAAAAAAAGACGGGACAGTTAAAAACGCAGTAGCTTATGAATTAGATGAATTAGATGAATTAGAAACTCCTGTAACATTAATAGCTTCACAAGGTATAGGTGGCGATAAATTAGGTGAAGAAAATTTTAATATTAAATAA
- a CDS encoding YolD-like family protein produces MELAKPKKVKKPARPTRDEFELEEIANTLTEALQEKNELRLTVWKREDPVRGKVVKMDGNTKLIHIENYTETIKLKFMDILYVQRA; encoded by the coding sequence ATGGAACTAGCAAAGCCTAAGAAGGTTAAGAAACCAGCAAGACCGACAAGAGATGAGTTTGAATTAGAGGAAATTGCCAATACCTTAACAGAAGCATTGCAGGAAAAGAATGAACTTAGACTAACCGTGTGGAAAAGAGAAGATCCTGTTAGGGGCAAAGTTGTTAAGATGGATGGTAATACAAAATTAATACATATAGAAAATTACACTGAAACAATTAAACTTAAATTTATGGATATTTTATATGTTCAGAGAGCTTAA